The following are encoded in a window of Pyrenophora tritici-repentis strain M4 chromosome 6, whole genome shotgun sequence genomic DNA:
- a CDS encoding Retrotrans-gag domain containing protein, whose translation MSSPGDTDMTTNDSNQLLQSLLQRLEDMSTRMERLEAPSHELPQTPGHNTDATTDPTPTSETSNTSVPITPKPRHSLPHPPTFGGNKSQWRGWKLEMEGKIEEDAQAIGSLKAQLRYVYMRLDGAAKTNVTTYYEIQVKEESPNPFKLLDRLELLYGERNRKEKAIQNLYSIRQKDDETFISFYPRFEKEMANADAESWPEHTKISYLRNALSGRIKDRLVGTSGAETSTYARFAQKCVDLSNDMELFGQWTKTTRRYGSRTAENALTYEPPAKSNNATLTAVSPEDMMEWEPTQPTTTQVNAVGLRGKTNMNGYPSRRPEDRELIGKRAKWVNQEEIDARRQERRCLRCGRNNCRIATCPLAAALRPTHVSVKTAKSTVVTKAAVEEEDPEDSEAEQ comes from the coding sequence ATGAGCTCCCCCGGGGATACTGACATGACGACGAACGATTCGAACCAGCTGTTACAGTCGCTACTACAGAGACTTGAAGACATGAGCACTAGGATGGAGAGGCTGGAAGCACCATCGCACGAGCTACCTCAAACGCCTGGTCACAATACAGACGCCACCACTGATCCAACGCCAACCTCCGAGACTTCGAACACATCTGTGCCTATAACCCCAAAGCCGCGGCACAGCTTACCCCACCCGCCTACGTTTGGTGGAAACAAATCacaatggcgaggatggaagctagagatggagggcaagatcgaagaagacgcgcaAGCTATTGGAAGCCTAAAAGCTCAGCTACGCTACGTCTACATGCGTCTTGATGGGGCAGCGAAAACCAACGTTACAACATACTACGAGATACAAGTTAAAGAAGAATCGCCAAACCCTTTCAAGCTGCTTGACCGCCTTGAACTCCTCTACGGCGAACGAAATCGGAAGGAGAAAGCCATTCAGAACCTCTACTCTATACGCCAGAAGGACGACGAGACGTTTATTTCCTTCTATCCACggtttgagaaagagatggcCAACGCTGACGCAGAAAGCTGGCCTGAGCATACGAAGATATCCTACTTACGCAACGCATTAAGTGGTAGGATAAAGGATAGGCTTGTTGGTACATCAGGAGCAGAAACAAGCACATACGCAAGGTTCGCTCAGAAGTGTGTAGATCTTAGCAACGACATGGAGTTGTTCGGCCAATGGACGAAAACAACCCGCCGTTACGGTAGCCGAACTGCTGAAAATGCACTAACCTATGAACCACCAGCAAAATCAAATAATGCCACGCTCACAGCAGTTTCCCCTGAAGACATGATGGAATGGGAACCTACGCAGCCTACAACTACCCAAGTGAACGCTGTCGGCCTCCGCGGCAAGACCAACATGAATGGATATCCATCTAGGCGTCCCGAAGACCGAGAACTTATTGGAAAACGAGCAAAATGGGTCAACCAAGAGGAAATCGATGCTCGACGCCAGGAACGACGCTGCCTCCGATGCGGCCGCAACAATTGCCGAATAGCTACATGCCCGTTAGCAGCCGCTCTACGACCAACTCACGTTAGCGTCAAGACAGCAAAGAGTACTGTGGTCACCAAGGCAGctgtagaggaggaagatcCAGAAGACTCCGAAGCAGAGCAATAG
- a CDS encoding PotE, Amino acid transporter — translation MELNTYKSDADLEVAEQGSSSQGEKAERDASVAPSVPARLPGQLERYINLSAVINFAIIILASWESFAVTFQFALTNGGPASIFYGSLLASFGACAVGFSLAELASIDPTVGAQYRWSANLAPAAPRFWGLLQGWITVGAWCFACSGPPSILANLITSLAIFNNPSYEPQRWHTSLIMIAIMIVPFTFNLWFRKLLDAFEITGGILHICLFVVVVIIFVVFGPRSSPEFVFKTLTWEESGWNNKGISWGLGLLSMTFSVTGADSVLHMCDEVKKVRTRVPRSIIITCVANSIMLVIFATILLFYMGPLEKVVDKPLPILWVIYNITESSVAANVITALIAVIFFFALFNIFASVSRLVWVFARDNGLPFSNFFSYVHPTLKLPVNALILVGTIVTCLSLIYIASATAFNALISLQAFGLHISYFFPILFIFLRKIRGPPPPYGPFKMGAYGIPVNIFALCYIFFVVLWMPFPQILPVTKDNMNYAGPIFGGLVLCAFIHWFVSAKKNFKLPVIRYE, via the exons ATGGAGCTAAACACCTACAAATCGGATGCCGATCTTGAAGTCGCCGAGCAAGGGTCGTCCAGCCAGGGAGAGAAGGCAGAAAGAGATGCGTCCGTTGCGCCTTCAGTGCCAGCACGGTTACCAGGGCAGCTTGAG CGATACATTAATCTTTCAGCTGTCATCAACTTTGCAATTATCATCCTCGCTTCATGGGAGTCGTTTGCAGTGACTTTCCAGTTTGCCCTAACCAATGGAGGTCCTGCAAGTATCTTCTATGGTTCCCTCTTAGCTAGCTTTGGCGCCTGTGCTGTGGGATTTTCTCTTGCTGAACTTGCTTCAAT AGATCCAACAGTAGGCGCTCAGTACCGTTGGTCAGCCAACCTCGCACCTGCTGCACCTCGTTTCTGGGGTCTCCTCCAAG GATGGATCACTGTGGGCGCATGGTGTTTTGCCTGCAGCGGACCACCATCGATTCTTGCAAATTTGATTACTTCGCTTGCAATCTTCAATAACCCTAGCTACGAGCCCCAGCGATGGCACACCAGTCTTATCATGATTGCGATCATGATTGTACCTTTTACATTCAACCTCTGGTTCCGCAAACTGCTCGACGCTTTTGAGATTACTGGTGGCATTCTCCATATATGCCTCTTCGTCGTGGTCGTCATTATCTTCGTTGTTTTCGGACCGCGCAGCAGCCCGGAGTTTGTGTTCAAGACGCTTACTTGGGAAGAGTCTGGTTGGAACAACAAGGGCATATCTTGGGGTCTTGGTCTACTGAGCATGACCTTCTCTGTCACGGGAGCTGATAGTGTCTTGCATATGT GCGACGAAGTGAAAAAGGTCCGCACGCGTGTGCCACGCAGTATCATCATCACATGTGTAGCCAACTCCATCATGTTGGTTATCTTTGCTACTATCCTCCTCTTCTACATGGGCCCGCTCGAAAAAGTCGTCGACAAACCACTCCCCATCCTATGGGTCATCTACAACATCACGGAATCCTCAGTCGCGGCCAACGTCATCACCGCGCTCATCGCcgtcatcttcttcttcgcccTCTTCAACATCTTCGCTTCAGTTTCCCGACTGGTCTGGGTGTTTGCCCGCGACAACGGCCTCCCTTTCTCAAACTTCTTTTCATAT GTCCACCCCACCCTTAAACTCCCCGTCAACGCCCTCATACTCGTCGGCACAATAGTAACATGCCTCTCCCTCATCTACATCGCCAGCGCAACAGCCTTCAATGCGCTCATCTCCCTCCAAGCCTTTGGCCTCCACATATCCTACTTCTTCCCCATCCTCTTTATCTTCCTGCGCAAGATCCGGGGTCCACCGCCCCCATACGGCCCCTTCAAAATGGGTGCTTACGGTATACCCGTTAATATCTTCGCGTTATGCTacatcttcttcgtcgtccTCTGGATGCCATTCCCCCAGATCCTGCCTGTCACAAAGGACAACATGAACTACGCGGGCCCCATCTTCGGTGGCTTAGTTCTATGTGCGTTTATACACTGGTTCGTCAGCGCGAAGAAGAATTTCAAGCTGCCGGTTATTCGGTATGAGTAG
- a CDS encoding CFEM domain containing protein translates to MRVRALLAVFWVFLSIGVVEAFGPGVNSRALGVADIPPCGLVCTISALSVSGCPASDVDCICRDSKLTQTVAECMLANCTMQESLQTARVQADQCNLSRESKRTDIFTYTIVVYSLAIVCVILRIAGKFISKRLALDDYIVVIAILICALPVACVICMTQEGFGEHLWNLPDGALLSVLRYFFICWSTYVLVLGLIKVSLVLFYLEIFQTRRFRITAYIVLACIIINSVTIFFFTVFICSPIESFWNRDIKGKCMDLRAIAFANSASAIAQDIVLLILPLVSIKNLQMKRQRKWAVGFMFAIGTFGCIATIFRFQTLTTFKISVDPTWDYVAVTIWTELELAAGFICVSLPSIRIVVVRLLPKRIKEFLSHITHSSSDSDRTPQKPFIHLPPPPMHKEWNRPSGWSWISLGANDHPPILETRKSFMSGIWPWVDSGATLPTSSFSSNKAGNSRHPLSMMSNYSDTRTGVAVTQSPFHERKDEFDPDALELLTVPPISYGRFMNRDSCKTFASRDDSVTALPSIGCLPERSFSQDMPRRKLSKRGRKDPV, encoded by the exons ATGAGAGTTCGAGCGCTTCTTGCAGTCTTTTGGGTCTTCTTATCGATCGGTGTTGTTGAGGCATTTGGGCCTGGTGTGAATTCGAGGGCGCTGGGCGTCGCTGATATTCCGCCATGTGGA CTTGTTTGCACAATAAGTGCACTTTCTGTTAGCGGTTGTCCCGCATCCGATGTCGACTGTATATGCCGCGACTCCAAGCTTACGCAGACGGTAGCTGAGTGTATGCTCGCCAACTGTACGATGCAAGAAAGTTTACAGACGGCGAGAGTCCAAGCCGATCAGTGCAACCTATCTAGAGAGTCGAAGCGAACGGATATATTCACATACACTATCGTTGTGTACTCGTTGGCCATTGTGTGTGTGATCCTTCGGATCGCAGGCAAGTTTATATCGAAAAGATTGGCATTAGACGACTATATTGTCGTCATTGCGATCTTGATATGTGCGCTGCCTGTCGCGTGCGTCATATGCA TGACACAAGAGGGGTTTGGTGAGCATCTATGGAACCTCCCAGATGGCGCACTGCTGAGCGTCCTCCGCTACT TTTTCATATGCTGGTCAACCTATGTCCTCGTCCTCGGTCTCATCAAAGTCTCTCTGGTCCTTTTCTACCTAGAGATCTTCCAGACTCGACGCTTCCGGATCACTGCCTATATCGTTCTAGCCTGCATTATCATCAACTCGGTCAcaatcttcttcttcacGGTATTCATCTGCAGTCCGATAGAATCTTTCTGGAACCGGGATATCAAGGGGAAGTGCATGGATCTTCGAGCTATAGCCTTCGCAAACTCGGCTAGTGCAATTGCGCAAGACATCGTCTTACTAATTCTGCCGCTGGTATCTATCAAAAACCTTCAGATGAAGCGCCAGCGGAAGTGGGCAGTCGGATTCATGTTCGCCATCGGTACCTTTGGATGTATTGCAACCATCTTCCGTTTCCAGACCCTCACTACATTCAAGATATCTGTGGACCCTACGTGGGACTACGTCGCTGTCACCATCTGGACAGAACTTGAGCTGGCCGCAGGTTTCATTTGCGTGTCACTCCCCTCTATCCGAATAGTGGTCGTTCGGTTATTACCTAAAAGAATCAAAGAGTTTCTTTCCCACATCACTCACTCATCGAGCGACAGCGACCGGACACCACAGAAGCCCTTCATCCACCTTCCACCGCCTCCTATGCACAAGGAGTGGAATAGACCTTCGGGTTGGAGTTGGATTTCACTCGGCGCCAATGATCATCCGCCTATACTTGAGACCAGAAAGAGCTTCATGAGTGGCATTTGGCCCTGGGTAGACTCCGGAGCCACCCTTCCAACCTCGAGCTTCTCATCGAATAAGGCAGGCAATTCCCGTCACCCGCTTTCGATGATGAGCAACTATAGCGACACCAGAACAGGGGTTGCAGTCACCCAAAGTCCATTCCACGAACGAAAGGACGAATTCGATCCCGATGCCCTGGAGTTACTCACGGTACCACCAATTTCCTATGGCAGATTCATGAATCGAGACTCCTGTAAGACTTTTGCCAGTCGAGACGACTCAGTCACGGCGTTGCCTAGCATAGGCTGCTTACCCGAGCGTTCCTTCTCACAGGACATGCCGAGACGGAAATTGTCAAAACGTGGTCGCAAGGATCCAGTTTGA
- a CDS encoding Mucin multi-domain protein, protein MTTATSHAGTSSAATSTPPTSTPATSAPATSTPATSTSIKSVSTTSTAATYTVANSTAAASATHSAEPTSGSTPWATKGKIAGIVVGSVLGLVFLGLLGYALFAASRGINVCNCCSDCFGKRDDDEEPGCLPSRSSDTYPFPERNNPGPGTGYYRPARPLMQDPLPLTMPHQVKDERAGKLQRKRG, encoded by the coding sequence ATGACAACGGCTACTTCGCATGCAGGCACGTCTTCTGCAGCCACTTCTACCCCACCTACATCGACTCCTGCTACATCTGCTCCCGCTACATCTACTCCGGCTACGTCTACCTCAATCAAGTCCGTTTCCACCACGTCCACAGCAGCCACATACACGGTAGCCAACTCCACCGCAGCTGCGTCTGCAACCCACAGCGCAGAACCAACTTCAGGCTCCACGCCCTGGGCAACTAAAGGCAAGATCGCCGGTATAGTAGTGGGCTCAGTACTAGGCCTGGTCTTCCTCGGCCTCCTTGGCTACGCGCTGTTTGCAGCATCTCGTGGCATCAACGTATGCAATTGCTGTAGTGATTGTTTCGGCAAACGCGACGATGATGAGGAGCCAGGGTGTTTACCTTCGCGATCTTCCGACACGTATCCGTTCCCGGAACGGAACAATCCTGGGCCAGGGACGGGGTATTACCGCCCTGCGCGGCCGCTTATGCAGGACCCTCTTCCTTTGACCATGCCACACCAGGTTAAGGATGAGCGTGCGGGAAAGTTGCAGCGGAAGCGGGGATAG
- a CDS encoding Mito-fiss-reg domain containing protein, with the protein MHSTLAIVLIGFSALTTAVEAPKGHACQIIYDYCNVEPGTHHRGTCWWNCGPKGKRDGYNGACMVNGKKEQEGGAPPNYCSWDPAIHF; encoded by the exons ATGCATTCCACCCTCGCCATCGTCCTCATAGGCTTCTCCGCCCTCACCACCGCCGTAGAAGCCCCCAAAGGCCACGCCTGCCAAATCATATATGACTACTGCAACGTCGAGCCTGGCACCCATCACCGAGGCACCTGCTGGTGGAACTGCGGCCCCAAGGGGAAGAGGGACGGCTATAACGGTGCTTGCATGGT TAACGGCAAGAAGGAGCAAGAAGGTGGTGCTCCGCCTAACTACTGCAGCTGGGATCCGGCGATTCATTTCTAG
- a CDS encoding putative btb poz protein, which produces MWQDNRVYHRDFAIPGSSRSRMASGSIGHVPAATFAEYVDDLFSTHHGHEAGAPQTLSGDEDKLVMNAPPADASQLELAQQTQAPSRCIALRPALTHRLYSQQLHVRAKAKLQRDRLLSGTMMDIYVGPERRHWSLHQNLLCHHSEALENEIFGATQGSSKKDRLDLPDHDPAGFELLVKWLYQGTLDDVSDIVDANQKYEYAVSCHKLYLLCDRFDMAQLKNVAMDQYRKGLNQAELVPDADEIDQIYRKSPAGSPFRLLMTRIAARQIMDPGSERDVETYRECFDNNPDFAIDLVKAIRSGTGGMLFADPTDTGNGCDYHDHEAGPNCNIKGKGKSKQAKNKAGPSSAKSVPYISSDLPNRRPRPPPQNTPRPPLPRPVRPQDGSGGPLRRRLTSPVISTVGTSREMAVATQSPRPAVALDREKDMQRLRQVTTPERRLPEQTHTNGTGTQESRPAPDESPQSSEDGHLQSQASSVAEDSAALEGGPVQPIQRTPSRRGIWEWGRLSIIGRTPHPEWKGPRRSHGATTNSDSYIGTIYETQDGFSIPSTTATDTNNPQYYQDIIAAKLEGYGLSQVQVVTSPSFSQTKRSSDELVAGSSTSSTPANLAVITEEWTNGDYHTPQPPSKENPSTPETPTPFQRRRDSPTEAERSPTKDAPDVATMESSNALTNGKSATPKSEPKATSGSRRISKYRIALASNFLSPSRGSSAST; this is translated from the exons ATGTGGCAAGACAACAGAGTCTACCATCGTGATTTCGCCATTCCCGGTTCTAGTCGATCACGCATGGCTTCTGGAAGCATCGGCCATGTGCCTGCCGCAACATTCGCTGAGTACGTAGACGATCTCTTCTCCACCCACCATGGCCATGAGGCCGGCGCACCGCAGACTTTGTCGGGAGACGAAGACAAGTTGGTGATGAATGCGCCGCCAGCCGACGCGTCGCAATTGGAGCTGGCGCAACAGACGCAAGCACCTTCACGATGCATTGCTCTACGCCCGGCTCTTACGCATCGCCTCTATTCCCAGCAATTGCATGTTCGTGCAAAAGCTAAACTACAACGCGACAGACTTCTCTCCGGTACCATGATGGATATTTACGTAGGCCCCGAAAGGCGCCATTGGTCGTTGCACCAGAACCTGCTCTGCCACCATTCCGAGGCCCTGGAGAACGAGATCTTCGGCGCGACGCAGGGTAGCAGCAAAAAGGACCGACTCGATCTCCCCGACCATGACCCCGCTGGGTTTGAACTACTAGTCAAATGGCTCTATCAAGGCACCCTCGACGATGTGTCGGACATTGTCGATGCAAACCAAAAGTACGAGTATGCCGTGAGCTGCCATAAGCTCTACCTTTTGTGCGACCGCTTCGACATGGCGCAGCTGAAGAATGTCGCCATGGACCAATATAGGAAAGGTCTCAACCAAGCTGAGTTGGTCCCAGACGCCGACGAGATTGACCAAATCTACCGCAAGAGTCCAGCAGGCTCGCCTTTCCGTCTATTGATGACGCGAATTGCAGCGCGCCAGATCATGGACCCCGGCAGCGAGCGCGACGTGGAGACATACCGCGAGTGCTTCGATAACAATCCCGACTTCGCTATCGACCTGGTCAAAGCCATCAGGTCTGGTACGGGCGGTATGTTGTTTGCAGACCCTACAGACACTGGCAATGGATGTGATTACCATGACCATGAAGCGGGGCCCAACTGCAATATCAAGGGAAAAGGAAAGAGCAAGCAAG CAAAGAACAAGGCCGGCCCGTCCTCCGCCAAATCCGTTCCATACATAAGCTCCGACCTACCGAACCGCCGTCCCCGCCCTCCTCCCCAAAACACTCCTCGCCCGCCTCTTCCCCGACCAGTTCGCCCACAAGACGGAAGCGGCGGTCCTCTCCGCCGTCGCCTGACAAGTCCGGTGATTTCAACAGTTGGCACATCGAGGGAAATGGCAGTAGCCACTCAATCACCGAGACCCGCCGTAGCTCTGGACAGGGAGAAGGACATGCAAAGGCTACGTCAGGTGACCACACCGGAGAGAAGACTCCCAGAGCAGACTCACACCAATGGGACGGGGACACAGGAGTCTCGCCCAGCCCCCGACGAATCCCCCCAAAGCTCAGAAGACGGACATCTCCAATCCCAGGCTAGTTCAGTTGCCGAGGATTCTGCCGCGCTGGAGGGCGGGCCAGTACAGCCGATACAGCGGACGCCATCTCGTCGGGGCATATGGGAGTGGGGGAGACTGAGCATCATCGGACGCACACCACATCCAGAATGGAAAGGTCCAAGACGATCACACGGAGCCACCACGAATAGCGATTCGTATATCGGCACCATCTATGAGACACAGGATGGCTTCAGCATCCCCTCTACCACTGCCACTGATACCAACAACCCACAATACTACCAAGACATCATAGCTGCCAAGTTGGAAGGCTATGGACTATCGCAGGTTCAAGTCGTCACATCACCTTCATTCTCGCAGACGAAGCGCTCTTCAGACGAGCTCGTGGCTGGGTCCTCTACCTCTAGCACGCCTGCCAACCTCGCCGTCATCACTGAGGAATGGACCAATGGCGACTACCATACACCCCAACCCCCATCAAAGGAAAACCCATCTACCCCAGAAACCCCTACACCGTTTCAGCGCAGGAGGGACTCACCCACAGAGGCTGAGCGATCACCCACAAAAGACGCGCCGGATGTTGCGACCATGGAATCCAGTAATGCACTCACAAACGGAAAGTCTGCTACGCCGAAATCAGAACCGAAGGCTACGTCTGGCTCCCGTCGCATTTCCAAGTATAGAATCGCGTTGGCCTCCAACTTTCTTTCCCCCTCTCGCGGCAGTTCGGCCTCGACATAA
- a CDS encoding Mating-C domain containing protein: MPSPLSEFSYTQPKRLPKKRKIPTTAEFRKAAAELDYINSLCTEFKIPAIVDLLSDSETEPEMHDYESTHRNQARRRQAKDLDGKTTQPKRGKALRKSNVPKRRRLIVDSEDESHDDSLPHSPSPSASIPSKSLRECRQNRRRRRSEEWILSDTDEEIVRKPKRRKLDLKAEDEDLDIDMKGWEDVVKRDGSGRRGR, encoded by the exons ATGCCAAGCCCCCTATCTGAGTTCTCCTACACCCAACCCAAGCGTCTTccaaagaaaagaaaaatACCGACCACCGCCGAGTTCCGCAAAGCAGCCGCGGAACTAGACTACATCAACTCTTTGTGTACAGAATTCAAGATCCCAGCAATCGTAGATCTGCTCAGCGATTCTGAGACTGAGCCGGAGATGCACGATTACGAGTCTACTCACCGTAACCAAGCGCGACGCAGGCAAGCAAAAGACCTGGACGGGAAAACTACGCAACCAAAGAGAGGGAAAGCGCTGAGGAAGAGTAACGTACCGAAACGACGTCGTTTGATCGTGGATTCAGAGGATGAAAGTCATG ATGACTCTCTGCCCCACTCACCCTCTCCAAGCGCTTCTATCCCATCAAAGTCGCTAAGAGAATGCCGTCAAAATAGACGCAGGCGGAGAAGCGAGGAGTGGATTTTGTCGGATACAGACGAAGAGATTGTGAGGAAACCCAAGAGAAGAAAATTGGATCTCAAGGCAGAGGATGAGGATTTGGATATTGACATGAAGGGATGGGAAGATGTTGTGAAACGGGATGGGTCAGGACGAAGGGGAAGATAG
- a CDS encoding Dimer-Tnp-hAT domain containing protein: MAKRSRETLGAAVSQATTFESQFFESQTEEEGAAEGSQAGTAATTEASVDTEPDNGDNFDGINWDRLPRFMKPLTTGRRVKSWIFQHGYRVVELYDQNRVWFVCKYCHIHKVIDTGGSGVFDVSKATSSAAAHLGLQKRGHGFTKDGLKPRRTGQQLSLRQTLETGVAVSQEAANAMGNFNIQQFREVAVFCLLDNNLPMELLARPSFREMISLANPEAEAALWVSPRSVATYAMRLFQYMQPQIVCALSEAASKIHISFDGWTTKGGKRGFFGVVAHFANASGVIQDLPIALPHLAGSHTGDAIADTIKKTLQEYSIGSDKLGYFVLDNAANNDTAVSSLAHAYDFNAAHRRLRCGPHTLNLIGQAIIFGSNQEAYNNNNDEQLQTEEVYMQEWRQEGPLGVLIDVINHIKTPQQHEIFRSFQTAANAELPARERLHVLEPVKPVVTRWNSYYAAFKRATQLQAAYNSYAEHYINALSLEDRRACQRGNKLPEAPSWMRSTGLTAADWAVITEYQDCLEPLKLATEKLEGRGKAGKYGAIYETIPVFEYVLGALEARTRSYEQVDFNPPDAPEDHLFVNLRAAWSKANDYYNKLDRSPAYYAATCLHPYYKYYCENSWVDKPEWLTSANAGFLQLWQSYKPQRTRPLSQTTAKPRHRGIDDVIGALVRRNKAQVEAAHDDEYERWRTQEPEWTSEQYLSDGHPVKYWIQLRSKYPCLSQFAIDILTIPASSCDCERLFSELGDLLEPRRRALGSELLAALQLVRSWRRAGFDGLYNNGDDEDKWSDVKDEEIVQQYDIEGWSTTP; this comes from the exons atggccaaacgctctcga gaaacccttggcgccgccgtaagccaggccacaacgtttgagtcgcaatttttcgagtcgcaaacagaggaggagggtgcggctgagggcagccaggctggtacagcagcaacaacagaggctagtgttgatacagagcctgataatggcgataactttgacggcattaactgggatcgcctccctcggttcatgaagcctcttacaactgggcggcgcgtcaagagttggatctttcaacatggatatcgcgttgttgagctctacgatcagaatcgagtgtggtttgtatgcaaatactgccacatccacaaggtcattgacactggcggcagtggagtttttgacgtatcaaaggccacctcctcagctgcagctcatcttggccttcagaaacgaggccatggctttacaaaagacggcctgaagcctcgaagaacagggcagcaactctctctacgacagacgctggagactggtgttgcagtctctcaagaggctgccaacgcgatgggcaacttcaacatccagcagtttcgtgaagttgcagtgttctgccttcttgataacaacttgccaatggagctacttgcaaggccgtcctttcgcgagatgattagccttgcaaacccagaggcagaggcagctttgtgggtaagtcctcgcagtgtagctacctacgcaatgcgcctcttccaatatatgcagccacagattgtctgcgctctgtcagaagctgcaagcaagatccacataagctttgatggttggacgacaaagggtggcaagcgtggattctttggagtcgttgcacactttgctaacgcctctggagtgatacaagatctccccatcgccctcccacatctcgcaggctctcatactggtgatgctatcgctgatacaattaaaaagacgctccaagaatacagtattgggagtgataaactcggctacttcgtcctcgacaatgctgcaaacaacgatactgcagtctcctcgctcgcccacgcgtacgacttcaacgctgctcaccgacgcctccgctgcggccctcacacgcttaaccttattggccaggcaattatctttggcagcaatcaagaggcgtacaacaacaacaacgacgagcagctccaaacagaggaggtgtacatgcaggagtggcgtcaagaagggcccttaggtgtacttatcgacgttatcaaccatataaaaacgcctcaacaacacgaaattttccgaagcttccaaaccgccgccaacgccgagttgccagctagagagcgcctccacgtacttgagcctgtgaagcctgttgttacacgctggaactcttactacgctgccttcaaacgcgcaactcaactccaggcagcatacaactcttacgctgagcactacattaacgcactctcccttgaagatcgccgcgcttgtcaacgtggcaataaactccctgaagcacctagttggatgagatcaacaggacttacagctgctgattgggcggtgataacagagtatcaggactgcctagagccgcttaagcttgctacggagaagcttgagggtcgcggaaaggcaggcaaatacggcgctatatatgagactattcctgtatttgaatacgtacttggcgcgctcgaagcccgtacgcgctcgtacgagcaagttgacttcaacccacctgatgcgcctgaagatcacctctttgttaacctccgcgccgcctggagtaaggccaacgattactacaacaagctcgatcgatcgccagcatactacgctgctacctgcctccatccatactacaaatactactgcgagaacagctgggtggataagccagaatggctaacatcagccaacgctggcttcctgcagctctggcagtcgtataagcctcaacgtacacgtcctctatctcaaacaactgcaaaaccaaggcatagaggaatagatgatgtgattggcgccctcgtacggcgcaacaaggctcaggtagaggctgcccacgacgatgagtacgagcgctggagaactcaagagccagagtggacaagcgaacagtatcttagcgatggccacccagtcaagtactggattcaattacgctcaaaatacccgtgtttaagccagtttgcgattgatatactcacgataccagcatctagttgcgactgcgagaggctctttagcgagcttggcgatttacttgagccgcgccggcgagctcttggcagcgagttacttgctgcccttcagcttgtacgttcgtggagacgagctggctttgacggcttgtacaacaacggtgatgatgaagataagtggagtgacgtcaaagatgaggagattgtacaacagtacgatatagaaggctggagtacaacaccataa